Within the Pseudopipra pipra isolate bDixPip1 chromosome 19, bDixPip1.hap1, whole genome shotgun sequence genome, the region GAAAGGTGGAACCCTCTGATCCTCTCCTGCTTGTCTCTTGGCACGTGCAGTCCACTTTGCTCACTCACTAAAAGCCTCAGGGGCTTTTTCTATCTGCAGCATCTGGTGTTCTTAAATTCATGAGGAAGGTGGCTGGTTCCTGGGGAGGTCATCTTGGGAAAGGTGAGTTTTAGTATGACATCCTGACATTTCTTAGTCCTCTTTTGAACACTGGCTGGAGCTCTGCACGGATCTAGAAGGGAAACATTCCTGCTCATGTCTCAAAAAGGCTTCTGTGCCTGTCCAGTCCATATAATTAAGCAGAATTGGGAATGACTGTGTCACCATGGAACTTCACATTGCTCAAAAAGGGTTTGGGTCCAGCAAGGAAGgcaaaggcaaagagaaacTGCATTGCTGTCTTACagccaggagaaaaagaaaaaaccaaaaaaaaaggtctgatGAGGATAGGAGTTAGAAGTTGTGAAACAGGAGGATTGGAAGCTATTTGGGGAACAGGGAGAATGATCAGCATTGTGAATGGGGaaggcacagcacaggcagggccTCAGGCAAAAGGTAATTTCTATTCCCAGGGCTAAGCTAGAATTAATGAAGAGCAAAGCCTGAGTAAAGCACTCAGACCTGCAGGGTCGGGGCTGAGCTCGATGCACTCGTTTATGCCTCCAAATTACTGTTTGCTTTCTGTCCTTGCCCTGGCCTCAGTGCAAAGTAACACACAgttctggaggggctggagttGCTTTCGAAGGTTTATGCTTGCTGATGGGCAGGAGCACACACCTTCTGCCTGTAGCTGCCTTAATGTCTTAAAAATCTTAACGATTTAAAATCTCAGTGTGAAAGGAATGTATGTGGAATGCCTGTATTCCCTACCCTCTTCACTAGAGGCTGGTGAATTAAGCCAAAGAGCTCTGCAAGATACACCATATTCCTTCCTTATAAAACTGCTGTACAAGAATTAAACAAagcatggaaatattttaagacaCAACACGTGGactttctcccccccccccccccccccagagtTGGAATTGTCTCAGGAATTCTCACTGGGATGCTTCCCTATTCACTTCCCTTCAGCTCCGTGCATTGAAGAGGAGGAGCTGAGAGGGACaaaaagctttgctttgctcCCCTCTGCTGCAGCCGGGTCCCTGCAGGACTGGCCTTTGTAGTTCCCAGTGTGGCTTCTCCCCCGCCGCTGGCTCCGAGTGCTGCCGGCTGGCCAGTCCCTTTGCAGGTTTTAGCACTGCCTATTGTCGGCTCCACCGAGCCTCTAGTTTCTCAGAGTTTCCTCTGTTgctatgtaaaaataaaagccacaCAGAGATGAGGTTTGTAGAAACCTGCTCTGTGATTTGGGATCTGTGTAATTGGTGGTGAGGCCGATGCTGGTACAGCTGAAACAGTTTGCAGCCTTTTTGAGCACATCTAACTCCTGCAGTGGCAGTGCAATCCCATATGTTCTCATAAAATCTAGAgtattttcctgtcttttttagCACATTTGTTCTATTTGTGATGCTGCCTTAATGTGTGTCTCGCTTGAAGCCATTCCTGCCTTCAGGTCTTTCATGCCTTGCTCAGGCCTTGGCCAGTTTCATCCCACATCCCAAAGATGCACAGGGATCTTcaaggagggagggggaagaaatgacaagagcaaaataaaacaggatGGTCATGCAACATCAGCCTTGTGATGCCTTTCCTCACATTTCTCTGAGATGTTGCATCATTTCTAAAAATAGAACTTAAGGTCCATTGGGAATTGGCACTTGTCCTTTGTTCTCTGAACTACCCCGTGGGTTTGGAGTCTCCCTTAAAAACCCATGGATGAGGTAGAAGAATAGAGTGGGGATTAAGGTGCTTTATTTCCTTGTCATGTATCTCTGCTGCTTAGTGATGATGATGGACTTTAGAAGGTCCAAAGGGCTTGCCCATTGCTCTTCAGAGCTCAAATAAAAGGAGACTGATCAACCATCAGACGTGAGGGGATTTGGACTGAAGCACATTGTCTTCTCTAGCCACAGGTGCTTCTCAAATCCCTGTAactgaaataaatagaaaaataatagcATGAGTAAttaaaatcagagaaaacaGGCAGGATCAAGTGATTGGAACAGTCTTTTGATGATAAATCAAGGAAAATGACACAGGTAGGAGTGGAAGCACAGCTCAAAGGAGTGTCTATTTGAGTTGCAGTCGCAGTTTGAAACAGCATCTGTTGCCTTCTTGGGTCAGACTGAGCGCATCCAGTGCCTGGGAATTTTCCAGAACTGACTCAAGAAGACTCTTCAGAAGGAGTAAAATACCAAAACTGAAAGGTTCTATGAAATTTTAGATTAAATTTGATCTTTCAGAGtaccaaagcagagggaaagtTTTACAATATATGGGAGCCTGGACTACAAGGAGATGGTAAAAGGCTTCACAGCAGTATTTTGTGGAAGTTCAGCTGCCTGCTTGCCTCAGGTAGGGCTGTCCCTGTGTTATTTTCTCAACTGTGGACTCGGATAAAGGTTTGGCTTTGACTTCCTCTGCTCAGTGGGTGTTACTGTTCTTcaatttccagaaaaaaacaatcccTGTGTCTGCGCTCGGAAGGAGCTGGAATGTGAAGTAAcacaggcagaggaggggaATCAGAGCTGACAGTGAAAAGGGGGCCtggcagcctgggctctgcctgtaAACAGAGTTTTTCTTCACTCGATATTTCACTATTTCAGTAGTTTATTATGGACAAGGAACATCTCCAAAATGGTGGAAGAAGTTTTGTCATGCTGGAAGCAGAGGGTGTGTGTGACCACATGGCCACCTCTGTGCCATGACCTGGAGTGTGTTCCCACATCGAGCAGCACCAGTGTGGAACAATGCCCACCTGGGAAATCCATCCCTGAGGTGTTGACAAggggcatttttggggtgtttcttttccatttatgTGATGTAGAGAAACAGTTGAACAAATGATTGTGGTGGGTgtaatgctgaagaaaaaaggCACCAAAACCATTTTGTGGGAACCTATGAAATCCCTGGAGTTACTGAGaatttcctcttcccttccactGGAATGAACTTGAAGAAATCACATCATTGGTGGTATATCCTGTGATTTATATAGTGTAATTTATGTAGTGTAAttgctggagtgctgcatcATGCCTTCAGCTTGCTGAAGAACACACATAAACCTTGACTGAATTTAGTTCAATTGAAGGTGCATTTTTGGGATGTGGCAGGGGCTCTGTTCCCTTAGCAGACACTGCACCTCTCCCTCACCGGGGCAGCCCAGGGGGTTTGGAGGGGACCGTGTAGGTACCAGACCCCGGAGCCTCCATCAGTGTCATCCATAACACAGCAAAGACATGAGCAGGGGGGGAAGATTTGAGGAGGCCCAGGACGAGGCTGAGATGAGagggatcacagaatcaattgggttggaaaagacctctgagatcatcaagtccaacctgtgatcCAGCACCATGTCAACCAGAGCAAGGccctgagtgccatgtccagcctttccttgaacacctccagggacggggactccaccaccCCTCTGGCAGCCCGTTcagtggggctggggatggTCACGGGAAGGTGCGTGTGGGGAGAACGCTGTGTGGGGCACTGAGGGGGCTTTGAGGGGGCACTGGCGAGTGGCTGGGCAGCTTTGAGATTTAAAATATGAGGAGGCCCAAGATGAGGGCGAGACAAGAAGGATCCTCAGaggaaggtgtgtgtgtgtgtgtggggagagcGGCATGAGGTGCTGAGGGGGCACTGAGGGGGCACTGATAGGGTTGTGGCAAGTCGGTTTTGGGGAGACTTAATATTTGAGGAGGTCATACACGAGGGGGATCGCCAGGGGAAGGAGTGTTAGGGAAGGGCGCGAGGCACTCAGGGGGCCGTGAGGGCGGCCCGGCGGCCATTTTGCGGAGGACAATGCCcgccgcgcggggcggggcgggggcgcgcgCACGCAGCGCGCGGGCAGCGCGGGCCcgggggcgcgcgcgcgcccctcccctcccgccgccgccgcgttATGTAACGGCCGCGGGGCGCGCGCGcgctcccttccccctcccttcccctcctccctcctgccccccctccccccgcccgggcctggccccgccccctccccgcgcgCCGGGGCCCAATGGGCGGCGGGGACGCGCTcgggaagggggggggagagCGCGGCGGGGACGCGCACGCACGGGGGCAAGGCGCGGTCCCGCGGCTGTGCGTGCGCGCTCCCGGCCCCCCCCgccttcccctctctctgtccctctctctccctctctccgCCGCGCTCGGCCGGCTCTGCCCCCCCTTTGTGCGCGCACCGAGCCGCCCCCGCATCGCCGACTCGCCATGGCCGACGAGAAGCCCAAGGTGAGGCCGGCGCGctccgccgctcccgccgccgcgctcggcccctcaggcggcggccccggcccgcggcccccgcgccGCCTTTGCGCGCCATTTTCCTGCGCGGGCTGGGGGGGGCCGCGGCCGCGGctcccggggcgggcgggggatccccggggaggggggggcgagCCCGGGCCGCCTTCCCGCCCTCCGCGGGGAGAGAGGCAGGTCTGGAGGCGGTTGTtgctgccttcctcctcctcctcctcctcctcctgctgccgcCGCTCGGCCGCAGCATCCCCGTGGCCGCCCCGGCCGCCGCTGCCCACACGGTCTCCGCTCGGCTCCGGCCCCTttgtgctgcctccagccccgCTTCGGgccgggggggcgcgggggccccGCTCCCCACCGCGGGAATTAACAGGGACACGGACGAGGGGTTGGAtagtttgggggggttttttcctctcctttttttttttttttaatgtatctttTTCTCCCCCAACAATTTTTAACCCGAGTTCGAAGTGGCGGAGGGCGCGGAGCGGACACATGGCGGGACCCGGCGcgcagggaagagggaaaacaaagctgggctgtgggatgtgggTGCCGGGTACCCCCCGAGCAGGACGGGCTggatccccttccctgcccccagAACACGAGGGACCCGGCTGGAAGTCGCTCCTCCGCAGTTTTCCCCTCCCAAAGGGAGCGGGAGGGTCGGGCTGCGTGTTAGGGGGGGTTTCTCAAACCTCTTCTGAAGGGGAGGCTTTGGGTCGCTTCAGGTTTTGTCACCTTTTCAAACACAGCCCTTTAAAGTATCTTGAAAGTTTTCTTCAGAAGTACCTCAACCGGTAGGAAAAAGTTTGAGATACTGCGAGAAAGAGCCTTGCTGGTGGTTGGGATCACAGTTATAACACAGAACGAAGTTATAACAGATCGTTGTTATAACACAGATAACTTCATCCCTTTCATTGGCAACACTGTTGCATATTATCGTGCCCTTCATagaaataactattttttttttttaaatctgttaaACGACTGGCCTAGTAACTCTTCATTGCTACTTTGCCAGTCTCCAGAATGACAGCTAATATTAGTAGGATTTcgggttgtgttttttttttgtacgtggcttttttctttaaattttcaaataaaaactcCTGACCTTTATTTTCTATTCAAGGTTTCAAGTCAGTAAACAGCTATAGTAtctttatttcctccttttctaaTGACCTGTTGCACTTTGGTAAAATGTTAACTTCTCGTTTcataccttttaaaaaaagtgttggttattttttttttttccttttatttcctccACAGGAAGGAGTGAAGACTGAAAACAATGACCACATTAATCTGAAGGTGGCAGGGCAAGATGGGTCTGTGGTGCAGTTTAAGATTAAGAGGCACACACCACTTAGTAAACTAATGAAAGCCTATTGTGAACGACAGGTATGATCTCAGGAGAACCGGTGTCTGGGGGACAGTGATCCCCACAGGGATAGGTGAAGACACTTGCAGTCTTAAAACTATGTAAATATGCAAAATGGTAGAGATTTAACAGAAACTAATTGTGTTGTGGAAAGTGTATTGTCCTGAGGGTCTGTTAACAGGGGGGACTGAGAGGGTTGTGACAGGAAATGGGTGAAATAAAGATGGGTTGTTATCTGTGAAATCTGCATTTATAGGTGGAGGCTGTTGGGAGGCAACTGCTGCTCTATTGCTCAGAAATATCAGCGTGGAAAGGGTGGGTTTGATATGAACTCAGGAGAGAGGGTTGAGTGATAATCAGGGATTTTTATAGCTCTGAGTAACTTCTTGGTCTGGTCACTGGCTTGTGATTTATTATCTTAGTATTACTGTATTGACAGGAGAGGATATCTAGTTTGAGAAGGAGCTTCTCCATTTAATGATGACCTTGGTTTTTCTCTTGTGGCTTAGTTGACAAATTAATCCTCTGAGGGACAAAACCCATGTATTTTGTTGGTGTggtggcagctgcaggcagctattacaagttttaaaaacaCCTGTTTGAGTATTGCTATGGAACATTTCCTTCTGAAGCTTTTGATAAGGGAAATTTTTGTCTCTGCtctccatgatttttttttttaatgactgtcTACCTTTAAAAAGTTCCAGCTCTACAAAAGCGTTCAGAATTTggaaatttattaaaaaaaaaaacaaaaccagaaatattcAATTATACTATTGAATACAAGTGAAGTCAGAATAAAGTATTTAATcaccaagaaaaacaaactgcagTTCACCTACAGAGTGGTAAAACCTCTTTGGCTTACCCTGTGCCACAATAGGAtatgaataaagagaaaaatcagctCTTACTGAACATGTGAATATGTTCTTGTGTGAGTGTTCTGGGGATAAATTAGTGAATGCTCGAACCTGTGAGCTTGTTTTTCCTACCTCAGTCATACAGAATCTTGTTATGTTTTGCAAATCACTGTGTGTTGCTTTTTCCAGTCATAAAGTCCAGTTGTATCTGTCTTTTTGGGAGTTTGAGGAGTGGCTATTTGTCTGTCCTGGGAAATGAGAAGTAACCATTCATACTTCAGTTACTTTGAAACAAGCAAAAGTAAGATTCTAGAACTTCTCACCAAAATGTCTACTCtgcttagaaaaagaaaaaccaaacacccaaaaataaaactagcaaaaaacccccaggTGTCAATTGGAGGAAAATATTAGTAAATCTTGAGAGTGGGAGAGATTTGTTCTGATTTCAGTTTTAAGCTGGTAGCTATCCAAAGAATACTTCTGTGGAGATGGAGTTGcctttacattttatttcttaggTGCCTCTCAAACTTTGTTTAAAAGCATTTGTTCTGCACGTCTCTAAAAGTTAGATTTTGTTCATGTATTTATTTGCCTAACTAGGTACACTCAAGCTTAAAATCCTTCAGCTGTGGACTTCAGATTTCACTTTGGAGAGGTGGTACAATAGAGGATTTGGCAGCtttaaagaatgaaaatcaTTTAGTGTGTGTAGTAGACCTAAAATGGAAGTAACTAAAACCTTGAATGATCTGTTTAGAAGATGAAGGCTAGTTGTGATTATTTTAAGTGGTGAAAAAATCATCCATGGAACATAAACTCAATGTTTTGTGGACACTAATCCCACCAAAGTAGAACTTTTCAGTGTGTTTCAGCTGACATTTATTTAGCATGTAAAGCTGTCAGGAACCTGCAATAAACATCACTTTGGGAATAGGAAATACGTATTTTAAGTACCATAATGTCAAAGAGAAGGGCTCCAACCAAATATTGCTGTGCAGAAATGTGTTGCTGCCATGACTGAGCCACACAGTTTTCTTAGACCAGAGGATGCTCTGAGTGAACACTGCAGAGTCTCAGTCCTGCTAGAGGAGGCATTTTGCTGTGAAGTATTAAGTTAATGAAAAAGTTTActtgtatttattaaaatatgtttccCTGACAAATCTACTCCTCAAAAATAATTACTacattgttttcctttgtgtgttACATCCGCTCTTGCAAAGCTAAGTGAAGGCTTCTGTTCTAACTGAGAGATGCCAAAGCACGACCCTGCAATCCACTGGATTGGTTTCAAAACCCAACGAGGCTTCTTGGATATTTAGATACTCCAGAGGGAATAGACAGAACTGGGAAGGAAGTAGAGACCAAGGCTCTGGTTGTATCCCCAAATGTCATTCACCTTCTGCAGAATGTGGTGTTCTCTAAAATACCTTTGAAAACTCACTATTGATTTTTTAGCTGATATTATCAGTAAAAGGAGTTGTTGCTCCCAAGTTATGTTTTTCAATCTGTTGGCTCAGGTGAGAATGAGAAGTATTACAGGGATGGAAGAGGTCAGCAAAATGAGTGTCGTGTGGTAGAAATGCTTATTCAAAATACTACTGGCAGTAGAAggttcctttattttatttggaagTTCCATCTCTGCATGGAAAAACATTTGATTTCTTGATAATAGGAATTCGACATAAAAAGCTCCCATTTCTTACTCTTTGCTGCTGAAGATTAATATTATTGTTTCATttctgggaaaaatattttagaatacCTTTTGTTTTTGGAGAAGATCAAAAAGGAGTATTGAATATCACTGTTTGGCATTTGTTACCTGGAGTGTCGCATCTGTTTTGTCAGTGAATTATTCAAAAGCACAATAAACCTCCTGGCCTCTGGAGTGTACCAGGAATGGCTTTATTTTAACTCTCAGTCAGTGGGGGCACTGTTGCTTCTCTGGGTTGCTGGACACAATGCAATG harbors:
- the SUMO2 gene encoding small ubiquitin-related modifier 2; its protein translation is MADEKPKEGVKTENNDHINLKVAGQDGSVVQFKIKRHTPLSKLMKAYCERQGLSMRQIRFRFDGQPINETDTPAQLEMEDEDTIDVFQQQTGGVY